From Paenibacillus polymyxa, the proteins below share one genomic window:
- a CDS encoding IS110 family transposase: MNPVVGLDISKEESHGQAFLARGKPFRGTFHFEHTRDGLANLHQVLKDVETASKLRPLLILEATGHYQSPVVQFLEEHHYIYIIINPLISNRLRKSQLRKVKTDAADAYLLGELYYKEEFEPFKKRGVQLLNLRYLTRQYDSLSKMCVQTKLQFQAVLDQVFPAYKGVFGAMYSGVSLRFLSEFPTSYSVLQTDENTLKAKMKELLSSKRGRSEDWINQRIQRLLDAAKQNPFQQTMYASHLINLKVLITLILQYQEHLTELEQNIDALAEEIEEYELIQSIPGIGHKIAATILSEIGEVDRFDHPKKLVAFAGIDPSVFASGKFTATRNRITKRGSRQLRYALVMAVQCGLIRSRNMRLKAFYDRKRAEGKPHKVALIACANKLIHWLYAILKNKKEFSPI, from the coding sequence ATGAATCCAGTTGTCGGTCTAGATATTTCAAAAGAAGAAAGTCATGGACAAGCCTTTTTAGCGCGCGGAAAGCCCTTCAGAGGGACATTCCACTTCGAGCACACTCGTGATGGCCTAGCAAATTTACATCAAGTTTTGAAGGATGTTGAGACTGCATCCAAACTACGTCCTCTGCTTATTCTAGAAGCAACCGGCCATTACCAAAGTCCCGTTGTTCAGTTCCTAGAAGAACATCACTACATTTACATTATCATTAATCCGCTCATCTCAAATCGGCTTAGAAAGTCTCAACTTCGTAAAGTAAAGACGGATGCTGCTGACGCTTACCTATTGGGAGAATTGTACTACAAGGAAGAGTTTGAACCTTTTAAAAAAAGAGGGGTGCAACTTCTCAATCTGCGCTATCTTACAAGACAATATGATTCTCTTTCAAAGATGTGTGTACAGACTAAACTACAATTCCAAGCTGTTTTAGATCAGGTTTTCCCGGCTTACAAAGGCGTCTTTGGAGCTATGTATTCCGGTGTTTCACTACGGTTTTTAAGTGAATTCCCAACCTCATATTCAGTTTTGCAGACAGATGAAAATACACTCAAAGCTAAGATGAAAGAACTGCTTTCTTCGAAACGAGGGCGTTCAGAGGACTGGATTAACCAACGGATTCAACGACTGCTAGATGCGGCAAAACAAAACCCGTTTCAGCAAACCATGTATGCTAGCCACTTAATCAATTTGAAAGTCCTTATTACCCTCATTCTTCAGTATCAAGAGCATCTTACTGAATTGGAACAGAACATAGATGCTCTGGCCGAAGAAATTGAAGAGTATGAATTAATTCAGTCGATTCCCGGTATTGGGCATAAAATTGCGGCAACAATTTTATCTGAAATTGGAGAAGTCGACCGATTTGATCATCCTAAAAAGCTAGTCGCCTTTGCAGGCATTGACCCGAGTGTCTTTGCTTCCGGTAAATTTACAGCAACTCGAAACCGAATCACGAAACGTGGTTCCAGGCAGTTGCGTTACGCACTGGTAATGGCTGTCCAGTGTGGGCTTATACGCTCCCGAAATATGCGACTCAAAGCGTTCTATGATCGCAAGAGAGCAGAAGGAAAACCACATAAAGTAGCTCTAATCGCATGTGCAAATAAGCTCATCCATTGGCTTTATGCAATCTTGAAAAACAAAAAGGAATTTAGTCCAATTTAA
- a CDS encoding cation:proton antiporter, translated as MQFILYLLLILLFTKVAGHLSVKLGQPAVLGKLIAGIVLGPAVLGWVQNDSLIHDMSEIGVLLLMFIAGLETDLDQLRRNWKPAVAVAVGGIILPLLCGFGVGEAFGFSVHEGWFLGIVLSATSVSITVQVLKDMNKLNTREGSTILGAAVLDDVLVVVLLAVMMSIFGMGGETSLGLLVGKKLVFFVVAILGGWFVVPWIMKILAPLKVTEAVITAALVICFGFAYFADLMGMAGIIGAFAAGIAISQTSFKAVVEEKVEPIAYSIFVPVFFVSIGLNVSFEGVGQQLGFVVVLTLIALVTKLVGGGIGARLTGFNTRSSLAIGSGMISRGEVALIIAATGLQTGLLAQQYFTSVIIAVILTTLAAPPILKLSFSDRKTVSRVKQ; from the coding sequence ATGCAATTTATATTGTATCTTCTTTTGATTCTATTGTTTACAAAAGTAGCCGGTCATTTATCGGTTAAGCTCGGTCAACCTGCAGTATTGGGGAAGCTGATCGCTGGTATCGTGCTGGGCCCAGCAGTTTTGGGATGGGTACAAAATGATTCGCTGATTCATGACATGTCTGAAATCGGCGTGTTGCTGTTGATGTTCATTGCCGGGCTGGAGACGGATCTGGATCAGCTTCGGCGCAACTGGAAGCCTGCGGTAGCAGTGGCTGTCGGGGGTATTATTTTGCCGTTACTCTGTGGTTTTGGCGTTGGTGAAGCCTTTGGATTTTCCGTGCATGAAGGATGGTTTTTGGGGATTGTCTTGAGTGCTACTTCCGTAAGCATTACAGTGCAAGTGCTCAAGGATATGAACAAGCTAAATACCCGAGAAGGCTCGACCATTTTGGGTGCGGCAGTGCTGGATGATGTGCTTGTCGTGGTGCTGCTTGCGGTCATGATGAGTATATTCGGTATGGGCGGAGAAACTTCGCTGGGACTTCTTGTCGGCAAAAAGCTAGTTTTCTTCGTAGTAGCTATTTTAGGTGGCTGGTTCGTTGTTCCATGGATTATGAAAATACTTGCCCCCCTCAAAGTGACCGAAGCTGTGATTACTGCTGCGTTGGTCATTTGCTTCGGTTTTGCGTATTTTGCAGATTTGATGGGTATGGCGGGCATTATCGGAGCTTTTGCTGCCGGGATTGCCATTTCGCAAACAAGCTTTAAGGCTGTCGTAGAAGAAAAGGTGGAGCCCATCGCTTATTCCATCTTTGTGCCAGTATTTTTTGTCAGCATTGGCTTAAATGTATCTTTTGAGGGAGTGGGGCAGCAGCTTGGGTTTGTTGTTGTTTTGACCCTGATAGCACTGGTGACGAAGTTGGTCGGAGGAGGCATCGGCGCGCGGCTGACAGGTTTTAATACCCGTTCCTCGCTTGCGATTGGTTCTGGCATGATATCTCGCGGAGAAGTTGCGCTTATTATCGCAGCCACCGGGCTGCAAACAGGTCTGCTGGCACAACAGTATTTTACATCAGTCATCATTGCCGTTATTTTGACGACCTTGGCTGCACCTCCAATTCTTAAGCTAAGTTTTAGTGACAGGAAGACTGTAAGCCGAGTTAAACAGTAG
- a CDS encoding NAD(P)-dependent oxidoreductase, producing MKIAVIGAGGKAGSNIVKEALDRGHEVTAIVRDPAKVTDNRAAVVQKDVFDLKTDDLKGFDAVVNAFAAPFGQEHLHVDAGNVLIEALRHVSGTRLIVVGGAGSLFTDESQTLLVKDTPDFPDFVYPTAHNQGKNLEILRGTSDLNWTFISPSAEFALGQRTGSYQVGKDTLLVNSKGASYVSYEDYAVAVVDEIEKPQHLNQRFTVVSES from the coding sequence ATGAAAATTGCAGTTATTGGTGCAGGCGGTAAAGCAGGAAGTAATATCGTAAAAGAAGCATTAGACAGAGGGCATGAAGTAACCGCCATCGTCCGTGACCCAGCTAAAGTAACGGATAATCGCGCAGCTGTAGTACAAAAAGACGTTTTTGACCTGAAAACAGATGATCTGAAAGGTTTTGACGCCGTTGTTAATGCTTTTGCCGCTCCGTTCGGACAAGAGCATCTGCATGTAGATGCAGGTAATGTGCTGATTGAGGCTCTCCGCCATGTATCCGGTACTCGCCTGATTGTCGTAGGTGGTGCAGGCAGCTTGTTTACGGATGAATCTCAGACACTCTTGGTCAAGGATACTCCCGACTTCCCTGATTTTGTATATCCAACAGCTCATAACCAAGGAAAGAACCTGGAAATTCTACGCGGTACCAGCGACCTGAACTGGACGTTTATTAGTCCTTCCGCGGAATTTGCTCTCGGCCAACGTACAGGCTCTTACCAAGTGGGCAAAGACACACTACTGGTTAATTCCAAAGGTGCAAGCTATGTCAGCTATGAAGATTATGCAGTTGCCGTAGTAGACGAAATTGAAAAACCACAACATTTGAATCAACGTTTCACCGTCGTATCCGAGTCCTAA
- a CDS encoding alpha/beta hydrolase gives MSKKVQLEPAAQKFADDNAKPPFLYDLGPEKGRETVNEVQSGPADKPAADLEDLSIPGGPGGEVKVRIVRPQQVTGDLPVIVYIHGAGWVFGNAHTHDRLIRELAVGTQAAVVFPEYSLSPEAKYPTAIEEIYAVVQWVAQHGRELGLKPDTLTIAGDSVGGNMTAAVTLLAKERSGPAIRQQLLFYPVTDASFDTESYHEFATGYFLSREGMQWFWDQYTTDPNERAQITASPLRATTDQLKGLPRALVITGEADVLRDEGEAYANKLREAGVDVTAVRFQGIIHDFVMLNPLSETAAKRGAITLATSWLRQGFGG, from the coding sequence ATGAGTAAAAAAGTACAGCTGGAGCCCGCAGCGCAAAAATTCGCAGACGATAATGCCAAGCCTCCGTTTCTGTATGATTTGGGTCCTGAAAAAGGACGTGAAACGGTCAATGAGGTTCAATCCGGTCCAGCAGATAAACCTGCCGCAGATCTGGAGGATCTGTCGATTCCAGGTGGCCCTGGCGGTGAGGTGAAGGTCAGAATTGTTCGCCCCCAACAGGTGACAGGTGATCTCCCGGTGATTGTATATATCCACGGAGCAGGCTGGGTATTCGGTAATGCCCATACGCATGACCGTCTGATTCGTGAATTGGCAGTAGGCACACAGGCAGCTGTTGTATTCCCTGAATACAGCTTGTCACCTGAAGCTAAATATCCGACGGCGATTGAGGAAATTTACGCGGTCGTTCAATGGGTGGCACAGCATGGGCGCGAGCTTGGGCTGAAGCCCGATACGCTAACGATCGCCGGAGATAGTGTCGGTGGTAACATGACTGCAGCTGTAACTCTGCTGGCCAAAGAACGCAGTGGCCCTGCCATTCGGCAACAGTTGCTGTTCTATCCGGTGACGGACGCTTCTTTTGATACGGAATCGTACCATGAGTTCGCCACAGGGTATTTCCTGAGCCGTGAAGGGATGCAATGGTTCTGGGATCAATATACGACAGATCCTAACGAACGGGCGCAGATCACGGCGTCCCCGTTACGTGCTACCACGGATCAGCTCAAAGGGCTACCACGTGCGCTGGTTATTACAGGCGAGGCTGATGTGTTGCGTGATGAAGGGGAGGCTTATGCGAACAAGCTGCGTGAAGCTGGGGTAGATGTAACCGCTGTACGCTTTCAGGGCATCATACACGATTTTGTGATGTTGAACCCATTGTCGGAAACCGCGGCCAAGCGCGGTGCGATCACGCTTGCTACCTCGTGGCTGCGCCAAGGGTTTGGGGGCTAA
- a CDS encoding DUF1036 domain-containing protein gives MGFYVRNSTSNPISVAVGYYDSGCSPITYAKRGWYRIEPGRRAFLVAGSAANQTFYVYGHDSFGNSWGGDFYTDVPREAFTRCWIASCQGQGCRSVGFEEINVGNFENYTLNLVDSTQSASKSRRTLVAKKRKTNFKLGKFSFIKSPGKLGKLGKNRKPLYGKRK, from the coding sequence ATGGGTTTTTATGTTCGTAACAGTACGTCTAACCCTATTTCAGTTGCCGTTGGATACTATGATTCTGGTTGTAGTCCTATCACCTATGCTAAGAGAGGGTGGTACCGTATAGAACCCGGTAGACGCGCATTTCTTGTAGCTGGATCAGCCGCAAACCAAACGTTTTATGTCTACGGACATGACAGTTTTGGTAATTCGTGGGGTGGTGATTTCTACACAGATGTTCCTAGAGAGGCTTTCACAAGATGCTGGATAGCAAGTTGCCAGGGCCAGGGCTGTAGAAGCGTGGGGTTCGAGGAGATCAATGTTGGCAATTTTGAAAACTACACTCTAAACCTTGTAGATAGTACCCAAAGTGCATCTAAGTCAAGACGTACTCTAGTGGCGAAAAAAAGAAAAACCAATTTTAAATTAGGGAAGTTCAGCTTTATAAAATCACCTGGAAAATTAGGGAAGTTAGGCAAGAATAGAAAACCGCTATATGGTAAACGCAAATAG
- a CDS encoding glycerol-3-phosphate responsive antiterminator: MPFQGQRILPAAKHMKQLEDILDSSYEYAVFLDTHVAQLRNLYQMARSRNKQMLLHADLVQGLKNDEYAAEYLCQEIKPFGIISTRSGVIATAKKKGILAVQRVFLLDTIALEKSYALVEKTRPDYIEVLPGVVPPMIAEVSERTGIPILAGGLIRTPEDVEAALAAGAAAVTTSNKQLFEHYKR, encoded by the coding sequence ATGCCATTTCAGGGACAACGCATTTTACCTGCAGCTAAGCACATGAAGCAGTTGGAGGATATTTTGGACAGCTCTTATGAGTATGCTGTTTTTCTGGATACGCATGTAGCGCAGTTGCGCAACTTGTACCAGATGGCAAGGAGCCGCAACAAGCAGATGCTTCTGCATGCCGACCTGGTGCAAGGTTTGAAGAATGACGAGTATGCCGCTGAGTATTTGTGTCAGGAGATTAAGCCATTTGGGATTATCTCGACCCGTTCCGGGGTGATTGCAACCGCCAAAAAAAAGGGAATTCTTGCTGTACAGCGAGTGTTCCTGCTGGATACGATTGCGCTGGAAAAAAGCTACGCACTGGTGGAAAAAACGCGCCCCGATTATATTGAGGTGCTGCCTGGTGTTGTGCCACCGATGATTGCGGAGGTCAGTGAACGTACAGGGATTCCCATTTTGGCTGGCGGACTTATTCGTACCCCTGAGGATGTGGAAGCGGCGTTGGCAGCGGGAGCTGCAGCGGTTACGACCTCCAATAAACAACTGTTTGAGCACTATAAGCGATAG
- the glpK gene encoding glycerol kinase GlpK: MTEQYILALDQGTTSSRAILFNRQGKVVYKAQREFPQYFPQPGWVEHNANEIWSSILAVIASCLSESGVKAGQIAGIGITNQRETVVVWDKHTGLPVYHALVWQSRQTAGICEDLKGRGLDQTFHSKTGLLIDPYFSGTKVKWILDNVEGARAQAERGELLFGTIDTWLIWRLSGGKAHVTDYSNAARTLMYNIYELKWDEELLDILGVPASMLPEVRSSSEIYANTVDYHFFGQEIPIAGAAGDQQAALFGQGCFDKGMIKNTYGTGCFMLMNTGDEPCESKHGLITTIAWGLNGQVKYALEGSIFVAGSAIQWLRDGLRMFREAKDSEAYAARVTSTEGVYFVPAFVGLGSPYWDSDVRGATFGLTRGTSKEHFIRAVLESLAYQTKDVLTAMASDSGVPVRSLRVDGGAVMNEFLMQFQSDILDLPVERPAVNETTALGAAYLAGLAVGFWDSLDEVRGYAQSDRTFTPTMSEEVRAERYGGWKKAVHAAMAFK, encoded by the coding sequence ATGACGGAGCAGTACATTCTTGCCTTGGATCAGGGCACAACCAGTTCGCGGGCCATCTTATTTAACCGGCAGGGAAAAGTAGTGTACAAGGCACAACGGGAGTTCCCGCAGTATTTTCCCCAGCCGGGATGGGTGGAGCACAACGCGAATGAAATATGGAGCTCTATTTTGGCCGTCATCGCCTCTTGTCTGTCGGAATCAGGTGTGAAAGCCGGTCAAATTGCTGGAATTGGCATTACCAATCAACGGGAAACTGTGGTGGTGTGGGATAAACATACAGGCCTGCCGGTATATCATGCGCTGGTATGGCAGTCACGGCAAACGGCCGGGATTTGCGAGGACTTGAAAGGCCGTGGACTTGATCAAACTTTTCATAGCAAAACAGGGCTGCTCATTGATCCCTACTTTTCGGGTACCAAAGTCAAATGGATACTCGACAACGTTGAAGGAGCGAGAGCCCAGGCGGAACGCGGAGAGCTGTTGTTCGGTACAATCGATACCTGGCTGATCTGGAGACTGTCTGGCGGTAAAGCGCATGTAACGGACTATTCCAACGCTGCTCGTACGCTAATGTACAACATTTATGAGCTGAAATGGGATGAGGAGCTGCTGGATATTCTCGGCGTTCCTGCGTCTATGCTGCCGGAGGTGAGGTCATCCTCCGAAATATATGCGAATACGGTGGATTATCATTTTTTTGGACAGGAAATTCCCATTGCCGGAGCGGCGGGCGATCAGCAAGCAGCTTTGTTCGGTCAGGGCTGCTTTGACAAAGGCATGATTAAAAATACATACGGTACGGGCTGCTTTATGCTGATGAATACCGGAGATGAACCCTGTGAATCGAAGCATGGACTGATTACGACCATTGCATGGGGGTTGAACGGTCAGGTGAAGTATGCGTTGGAGGGCAGCATTTTTGTAGCCGGGTCTGCTATTCAGTGGCTGCGTGACGGGCTGCGTATGTTCCGCGAGGCCAAAGACAGTGAAGCGTATGCGGCGCGGGTGACCTCAACGGAGGGTGTATATTTTGTCCCAGCCTTTGTGGGTCTTGGCAGCCCGTATTGGGACAGTGATGTGCGCGGCGCGACCTTTGGCTTAACACGGGGAACATCCAAGGAGCATTTTATACGAGCGGTACTGGAATCGCTGGCCTACCAGACCAAAGATGTTCTAACCGCCATGGCGAGCGACTCGGGTGTACCTGTGCGCTCATTGCGTGTAGATGGGGGCGCAGTGATGAACGAGTTCCTGATGCAGTTCCAGAGTGATATTCTCGATCTGCCTGTGGAACGACCTGCTGTGAACGAGACAACTGCACTGGGGGCGGCGTATTTGGCAGGGCTGGCAGTCGGCTTCTGGGACAGTTTGGATGAAGTCCGGGGATATGCTCAGAGTGACCGAACCTTCACTCCGACCATGAGTGAAGAAGTGCGGGCTGAACGATATGGCGGCTGGAAAAAGGCAGTCCATGCCGCGATGGCGTTCAAGTAA